CTGGTGCGCAACGGCACCTAGGAGCATCCATGAAGGTCGTGATTCCCGAGTGGATGAAGCCGATCTACGCCAACTTTCACTACGCGCCGGCCGTCATCGTCGGAGATCAGCTGCGCTGCTCGGGCATGATCGGCATCCGGCCGGACCTGTCCGTGCCGGAAGACCCGACCGAGCAGATCACCCTGGCCTTCGAGAATCTGCGCGGTCTGCTCGGCGAGGTGGGCCTGACCTTCGCCGACGTCGTTGAGATGACCACCTACCACGTCGGGCTCTCTGCGCAGATCGACCGATTCATCGCTGTCAAGGACACCTACGTGGCCGCCCCGTACCCCGCGTGGACAGCCGTCGGGATCTCCGAACTGGCCATCCCGGGGGCGGTGGTTGAAATTCGGATCACCGCAGAGCTGAGCTGAGCTGCGCGCGCTGGCGGAGCTCGGCATAAAGTTACAGACGTGCCACTGCCTGACGAGGTCTATTCCCGACTGCTTGCGTTCCGCACGCGGTTGCGGCGCTTTGAGCGGTGGAGCGCCGACCAGGCGCAAGCGGCCGGACTCACCCCTGCGCAGCACCAGTTGCTGCTGGCGATCCGGGGCCACGGTGACTCGCGAGGGCCGACGGTCGGCGACATCGCGGAATACCTGCTGTTGCGCCACCACAGTGCCGGAGAGCTGATCCAGCGGGCCGAAGCGGCCGGCCTGGTCACCCGGGTCCGCGACAGCGGCGACCAGCGGGTGATCCGGCTTCAGCTCACCGAAACGGCGGCGCAATGCCTGCAATCGCTGACCGAACTGCACGTCAAGGAGCTCGAGAGGTTCTCCGCGGAGTCCCCACTGGGGCTGTGACCTTCATTGCTCTAGGCTTCACGTTTTCGCGATTGACAGGGTGCGCTGGCAGAATCGCCCGGTGAACTTTCGTAACGTCGCCATCGTCGCGCACGTAGACCACGGCAAGACGACTCTGGTCGACGCCATGCTCCGCCAGTCTGGCGCCCTGCAGGAACGCGGTGAGGCGCAAGAGCGCGTCATGGACTCCGGGGACCTGGAGCGGGAAAAGGGCATCACGATCCTGGCCAAGAACACGGCCGTGCATCGCCACCACCCCGATGGAACCGTCACCGTCATCAACGTGATCGACACCCCGGGCCACGCCGACTTCGGCGGCGAGGTGGAGCGCGGGCTGTCGATGGTCGACGGCGTGGTCCTGCTGGTCGACGCGTCCGAGGGGCCGCTGCCGCAGACCCGATTCGTACTGCGCAAGGCGCTGGCCGCGCACCTGCCGGTGATCCTGGTGGTCAACAAGACCGACCGGCCCGACGCCCGTATCGCCGAGGTGGTCGACGCCAGCCACGACCTGCTGCTCGATGTGGCCAGTGACCTCGATGACGAGGCGCAGGCCGCCGCGGAACACGCCCTGGGATTGCCCACGCTGTATGCCTCCGGCCGGGCCGGGGTGGCCAGCACCACCGCGCCCGCCGACGGTCAGATTCCGGATGGCGACAACCTCGACCCGCTGTTCGACGTGCTGCTCGAGCACGTCCCGCCGCCCTCGGGTGACCCGGAGGCGCCGCTGCAGGCGTTGGTCACCAACCTCGATGCCTCGCCATTCCTGGGCCGGCTCGCTTTGATCCGGGTCTACAACGGCCGCATCCGCAAGGGCCAGCAGGTTGCCTGGATGCGGGAGGTCGACGGCGAACCGGTGACCACCACGGCGAAGATCACCGAGCTGCTGGTCACCGAGGGTGTCGAACGCACCCCGACCGAAGAGGCCGGCGCCGGGGACATCGTCGCCGTGGCCGGTATCGGCGACATCATGATCGGTGACACGTTGGCCGATCTGGCCACTCCGGTCGCGCTGCCACGCATCACCGTCGACGAGCCGGCGATCTCGGTGACGATCGGCACCAACTCCTCGCCGCTGGCGGGCAAGGTCTCCGGCCACAAGTTGACCGCGCGGATGGTCAAGTCACGTCTGGACACCGAGCTGATCGGCAACGTCTCGGTCCGGGTGGTCGACATCGGCCGTCCCGACGCCTGGGAGGTGCAGGGACGTGGCGAGTTGGCTCTGGCCATCCTGGTCGAGCAGATGCGCCGCGAGGGCTTCGAGCTGACCGTCGGCAAGCCGCAGGTGGTGACCCGCAAGGTCGACGGCAAGGTGCACGAGCCGTTCGAGCACCTCACCGTCGACTGCCCCGAGGAGTACGTCGGTGCCATCACCCAGCTCGCGGCCGGCCGCAAGGGCCGGATGACCGAGATGGCCAACCACACCACCGGGTGGGTGCGGATGGAGTTCATCATCCCCAGCCGTGGCCTGATCGGTTGGCGCACCGACTTCCTCACCGAGACGCGCGGCACCGGTATCGCCAATGCGGTGTTCGAGGGCTACCAGCCGTGGGCCGGCGAGATCCGCGCCCGCCACACCGGGTCGCTGGTGTCCGACCGGGCCGGGTCCATCACCCCGTTCGCGCTGATCCAGTTGGCCGACCGTGGGCAGTTCTTCGTCGAGCCGGGCCAGGACACCTACCAAGGCATGGTGGTGGGGATCAATCCTCGGGCCGAGGACCTCGACATCAATGTCACCAAGGAGAAGAAGCTCACCAACATGCGGTCGTCGACGGCCGACGTGATGGAGACGCTGGCCCGACCGATCGAGCTTGATCTGGAACAGGCGATGGAGTTCTGCGCGGCCGACGAGTGCGTCGAGGTCACCCCCGAAGTGGTCCGGGTCCGCAAGGTCGAACTGGACTCAACGCTGCGGGCGCGCAGCCGCTCCCGGGCCAAGAACCTCTAGGTTTGGGCGCGGTTTTGCGCGCTGCTCGACGGTCTTCGCGTCGAAATCGCCGCCCGGATACCCTGGTGGCCGTGCCGAGACCAGCCCGCCGCGCCCATGTCACGGCGGGGGCACTGGTTTCGGCGACGATGCTGGTGCTGACGCAGGCGCTCTCGTCGTGCACGGTGAACCCGCCGCCGGCGCCGCAGAGCACCGAGACGCCGAAGAGCGCAGCGCCGCCGCCTCCGCGAATCAGCCAGATCATCATGGGCATCGATTCCATCGGGGCCGGCTTCAATCCCCACCTGCGTTCGGACCTGTCGGCGGTCACCGCGGCGATCAGCGCGCTGGTACTGCCCAGCACGTTTCGGCCCATCCCGGACTCCAGTACCCCCACCGGATCGCGGTGGGAGATGGACCCGACGCTGTTGGTGTCGGCCACCGTGACTTCCGAGGCGCCGTTCACGGTGACCTACCGGATCCGGCCCGAGGCGTCCTGGACCGACAACGCGCCGATCGCGGCCGACGACTTCTGGTACCTGTGGCAGCAGATGGTCACCCAGCCCGGTGTCGTCGACCCGGCGGGCTATGACCTGATCACCGGTGTGCATTCCGTCGAAGGCGGCAAGCAGGTGGTGGTCACTTTCGCCAAGCCGTACCCGGCGTGGCGGGAACTGTTCAACAACATCGTCCCGGCGCACATCGTCAAGGACGTGCCCGGCGGATTCCCCGCCGGCCTGGCGCGGGCCCTGCCGGTCACCGGTGGTCAGTTCCGGGTGGAGAACATCGACCCGCAGCGCGACGCGATCCTGCTCGCCCGCAACGACCGCTACTGGGGCCCGCCGGCCAAGCCGGACCTGGTCTTGTTCCGCCGCGCTGGGTCAGCGGCAGCGCTAGCCGACTCCATCCGTAATGGGGACACTCAGGTGGCTCAGGTGCACGGCGGCTCGGCGGCGTTCGCGCAGCTGTCGGTGATCCCCGGGGTACAGACCACCCGGGTGGTCACGCCCCGCATCATGCAGCTCGCGCTGCGGGCAGCGGAACCCAAGCTGACCGATGTGCGGGTGCGCCGGGCCATTCTGGGACTGCTCGACGTCGGCCTGCTGGCCACGGTGGGCGCCGGCAGCGACAACACGGTCACCTTGGACCAGGCCCAGATCCGCACCCCAAGCGACCCCGGCTATGTGCCCACCGCACCGCCGGCGATGTCCGAATCGGCCGCGCTGGCACTGTTGCAGGCGGCCGGCTACCGAGTCGAAAAGGATGCGCCGCCGTCCGCGCTGGTTCCCCCGGCCGGCTCCGCCACCGGTGTGCCGCACCCGCCGGAGATCACCCGGGGGCGGATCAGCAAGGGCGGGGAACAGCTGTCGCTGGTCATCGGGGTGGCGGCCAACGATCCGACCTCGCAGGCCGTGGCCAACACCGCTGCCGACCAGTTGCGCAACGTCGGTGTTGCCGCCACAGTCCTCGCGCTGGACCCGGTGAAGCTCTACCGGGAAGCACTGGTCACCCACCAGGTCGATGCGATCGTCGGCTGGCAGCAGGCCGGCGGCGACCTGGCGACGCTGCTGGCTTCGCGCTACGGCTGCGGTGCATTGGCTCCCACAACGGTGCCCACCTCGGTCAGCCCGGTACCGGGGTCATCGGCGACTTCCGCCCCGCAGCCCCCGGCGCCCGCACCGGCCACGACGACCTCGAAGGTTCCGCCCCGCTCCGCCGCGCCCGGGGCGCTGATACAGGCTCCGTCGAATATCACCGGCCTCTGCGACCGTGCCATCCAGGCTGAGATCGATGCGGCCATCGATGGCAGCAAGTCCATCGGCGACGTGATCGCCTCCGTTGAACCCCGGCTGTGGAATATGGCGACGGTGCTGCCGATCCTGCAGGACACCACGATCGTGGCCGTGGGTCCGAGCGTGACCAACGTCAGCCTGACCGGGGCGGTACCGGTGGGCATCGTCGGCGGGGCCGGAAACTGGGTCAAGCTGCCCTAGCGATGTACCCGGGCGTTAGGCTTGCCCGGGCTGGTGGTCCACGGGGGAGCAACAGGTGGACACCAGCTGGAATCGGCATTAACGAAGTCTTGCGCACAGGCAATTCTTGGGTAAGATTAAGCAAACCTGCGCTGGACTCGTCGGAGGGGGATTTGTCCATGGAACACCTCGCTCACCGTTGCGCCACAGTCGCGGCCGCAGCTCTTGGTGTCGGAAGTCTGGTCGCAGTGCTGACATCGATGACCCCGGCGCTGCCCGATGTACAGATTCGCGACATCGACCTGGCTGCGGCAAACGTCGACGTGAGCCCGGGTCTGGACGTCATCGAAAACCACGTTCGCCCGGACTTCGTCGGCGGGGGCGCCGGCGACCAGGAGATCAACCTGGGCTCTCTGCTTTTCGACAGCGGTGACGGCGCCTACGGAGTCGGCTCCACGTTCGACGGGGGCGAGCTGGACGGGAGCGCGTTGAACGAGTTGTCCGGGGGCAGCTTCGACCCGCAGAACCTGCCGCTCGGGTTGCCTTCTTTCCTGCCTGACCTGGGTGGGCTGGAGATCCCGGGCACCGGAGCGTTCAGCGGCGGAACCGGGCAGGCTGCCAACATTGCTGCAGCCGACGTGGCAACCGGCCTCGGTCTCATCATGCAGGCGATCCCGGACGCGCAGCAGGCGATGAACTCCGCCATCATCGCGATGGAGGCGGAGTTCAACAGTGCGCTTGTCGCAGCGCAACAGGCCGCCGCCGAGCGGCTGTTCGGCGACAACCCCGAATTCAACGACGCCGTGAACTGGATCTTCAGCATCAACAACACGGTGCTGGCGCAGAATGAGGCCGCGTTCAACGAGCTGTTTGGGATCAGCTTCGATACCCACGACAGCCTGCTCGGCCACTTCGACCCGGCGATCCTCGACACCGACTGGACCACCCTGCTCGGGTTCAGTCCAGACGAGTTCAACGAAGTCGTCAACGCGATTCAGGGTGACAACCTCGCGCTGCTGTTGGGCAGCATCGACTGGGATGCGCTGTTCGGCGGCCTGTTCTGATCGGAGTCCGGGCCGCCGATCCATTCGGCGTGCGGCGGTAGGGTTTTGGCGTGTCGGATCCGATTCCACGGTTGCTGTTCGTGCATGCCCACCCCGATGACGAAACCCTGACCACCGGGGCGACGATCGCCCACTACGCCGCCCGCGGCGCCGACGTGCATGTGGTGACCTGCACGCTGGGGGAGGAGGGCGAGGTCATCGGGGACCGTTGGGCGCGCCTGGCGGTGGACGGGGCCGACCAATTGGGCGGCTATCGGATTGGTGAACTGACTGCGGCGCTGCAGGCGTTGGGAGCCGGCCCGCCGCAGTTTCTCGGCGGCGCGGGACGCTGGCGTGACTCGGGGATGACGGGCACCCCGGCGCGCCGACAGCAGCGGTTCATCGACGCCGACGACGCCGAGACCGTCGGGGCGCTGGCCGCCATCGTCCGGAAGCTACGCCCGCACGTGGTCGTCACCTACGACCCGAACGGTGGGTACGGCCATCCCGACCACATACACGCCCATCACGTCACCACCGCGGCGCTGGCCGCAGCGGCAGAGGACGGCTCCGAACCCGGGTGGGCCACGCCGAAGTTCTACTGGACGGTGACCGCCGGCAGCGCCCGACGAACGGCCCTGCAAGAGCTGCGAGACGCCGATCGGCTGCCGCATTGGACGGCGGCCGCTGCGGCGGCCGCGCAGGCTGTTGGGGACTTCTCCGACGACCGGATCGATGCGGTGATCGAGGCCGCGGAGGCACGCGCGGCCAAGGTGGCAGCCATGAACGCTCACGCCACCCAGATCACCGTCGGGCCGACCGGCCGGGCGTTCGCGTTGTCGAACAACGTGGTTCAGCCGATCTTGGACGCTGAGCATTACGTCCTGGTCGCCGGTGATCCCGGTCCGCGCGACAGCCGGGGATGGGAAACCGATCTCCTGGCCGGACTTCGCCTCGATGACGACGGTCACAAGGTAGGCTCCTGCTGAGCAGTTTTGTAGAGGCAAGGACTTAGGTGGTTTAGGCATGGATCCCGATCTGGACCCGAACTTGGAGCACTGGCAGTGGTGGCTCGACAGCTACCAGTGGATGGTCGGTTCGTTGGTCAGCCAGCTGGAGAGCATCCCCACTTGAGCCCCGTCGCGTCGCTCACCGAGCCCGCGATGCCCACTGATGCGCCGGCATTCAACTTCGTCGTGCTGGCGCTCCTCGCCCTCGACGGCGCGCTCTGCGCCGTGGCCACCGCGCTGCTGTTGCCTGCGCACATCGGTGCCGTCCCCTTTCCGCTCAGTGCCCTGATTGGGGGCCTGGTCAACGCCGGCCTGGTGTGGGTGGCGCAGCGCTGCACCGAGTCGCTGCGGTTGGCGGTGCTGCCGCTGTGGACCTGGTTGTTGACCATCGCGCTGATGACCTTCGGTGGTCCGGGCGACGACCTGATTTTCGCCGACCGCGGCGTGATGGCCTACGGCGTGCTGCTGATGATCGTGCTGGGCAGCGCGCCGCCCGGGTGGGTGCTGTGGCGGCGTCGTCAGGCGCTGACCGCGCCCGCGACGGCCAGGCAGGCCTGACGGGCCGACGGGCGCGGACTGCGCGCCGGGCTACCTGAAAGGCCCGATTGGCGCGGCGACTACTGTGACGTTTATGGCATGCGCGAGATTCCGGATGCGGGTGACGCGCGGATGACGAACTCGTCGGCACTGCGCCGCGTACTGCGACGGGCCCGCGACGGCGTGCTCCTCAATCCCGAGGAAACCGCGATCGCCCTGACCGCGCGCGGCGGCGACCTGGCCGACCTGTGTGCGAGCGCCGCCCGGGTCCGAGACGCCGGTTTGGTGTCGGGAGGCCGGCGCGGGCCGGGCGGACGGCTGCCGGTCAGTTACTCGCGCAAGGTGTTCATCCCGGTCACCCACCTGTGCCGCGACACCTGCCACTACTGCACCTTCGTCACCGTGCCCGGCGTGCTGCGAGCGCAGGGTAAGCAGATGTATCTGGGACCCGACGAGATCCTCGACATCGCCCGCCGCGGCGCCGAGTTGGGTTGCAAGGAGGCGCTGTTCACGCTGGGCGACCGGCCCGAGGACCGCTGGCCCGAGGCGCGGCAGTGGCTCGACGAGCGCGGCTATGACAGCACGCTGGCCTACGTACGCGCGATGGCCATCTTGGTGCTGGAGGAGACCGGCCTGCTGCCGCACCTGAACCCAGGGGTGATGAGCTGGTCGGAGATGTCGCGACTCAAGCCGGTGGCGCCGTCGATGGGCATGATGCTCGAGACCACCTCCCGGCGGCTGTTCGAGACCAAAGGCCTGGCGCACTACGGCAGCCCGGACAAGGATCCGGTGGTGCGCCTGCGCACGCTGGCCGACGCGGGCCGGCTCTCGATCCCGTTCACCACCGGCCTGTTGGTCGGCATCGGTGAGACGCTCGCCGAGCGGGCCGACACCCTGCACGCGATCCGCAAGGTGCACAAGGAGTTCGGGCACATCCAGGAAGTCATCGTGCAGAACTTCCGGGCCAAGGAGCACACCGCGATGGCGGCGGTGCCCGACACAGGTTTCGAGGATTTCCTGGCTACGGTGGCGGCGACCCGGCTGGTGCTGGGCCCCAAGATGCGGGTGCAGGCACCGCCCAACCTGGTGTCGGCCGAGGAATGCCTGGCGCTGATCGGCGCCGGGGTCGACGACTGGGGCGGGGTGTCGCCGCTGACCCCCGACCACGTCAATCCGGAGCGACCCTGGCCGGCACTGGACGACCTGGCCGCCATCACCGAACAAGCCGGCTACGACCTGGTACAGCGACTCACCGCGCAGCCCGACTACGTGCTGGCCGGTGCGGCGTGGATCGATCCGCGCGTACGCCCACACGTGACGGCGCTGGCCGACCCGGACACCGGCTGGGCCCGCGACATCAATCCGGTCGGCCTGGCCTGGCAGGAACCCGACGAGGTGCAGTCCGCCGGCCGGGTGGATCTGCACACCGCGATCGACGTCGACGGCCGGGCCACCGAGACGCGCAGTGATCTGGGCAGCGCCTTCGGGGACTGGGAGTCCATCCGCGAGCAGATCAACGACCTGGCGGCTCGTGCGCCCGAACGCGTCGACACCGATGTGCTGGCCGCGCTGCGTTCAGCCGAGCGTGACCCGGCCGGCTGCACCGATGCCGAGTATCTGGCATTGGCCACCGCGGACGGGCCGGCCATGGATGCCGTTGCCGCCCTGGCCGATTCGCTGCGCCGAGACGCCGTCGGCGACGACGTGACCTACGTGGTCAACCGCAACATCAACTTCACCAACATCTGCTACGTCGGCTGCCGGTTCTGTGCCTTCGCCCAGCGCAAGGGCGACGCCGACGCATTTTCGCTGTCGAACGCCGAGGTCGGCGAACGTGCCTACGAGGCGCATCTGGCCGGCGCCACCGAAGTCTGCATGCAGGGCGGCATCGATCCGGAGCTGCCGGTCACCGGCTATGCCGATCTGGTCCGCGCGGTCAAGGCGCGGGTGCCGTCGATGCACGTGCACGCGTTCTCTCCGATGGAGATCACCAACGGGGTGTCCAAGAGCGGCTTGAGCATTCGAGAGTGGCTGATCAGCCTGCGTGAGGCGGGCCTGGGCAGCATCCCGGGGACCGCCGCCGAAATCCTCGACGACGAGATCCGCTGGGTGCTCACCAAAGGCAAGCTGCCGACCTCGATGTGGGTGGAGGTGGTCAGCACCGCCCACGAGGTGGGGCTGCGGTCCAGCTCGACGATGATGTACGGCCACATCGATTCCCCGCGGCACTGGGTCGGACACCTGCGGGTGTTGCGTGGCATTCAGGACCGCACCGGTGGTTTCACCGAGTTTGTGCCGTTGCCGTTCGTGCATCAGAGCTCGCCGCTGTATCTGGCCGGCGGGGCACGGCCCGGCCCGAGTCATCGCGACAACCGCGCGGTGCACGCGTTGGCGCGGATCATGCTGCACGGGCGGATTCCCAACATCCAGACCAGCTGGGTCAAATTGGGAGTGGAGCGCACCCAGGTGATGCTCAACGGTGGAGCCAACGACCTGGGCGGCACGCTCATGGAAGAGACCATCTCTCGGATGGCCGGTTCCGAGCACGGGTCGGCCAAGACCATCGCGGAGCTGACGACGATCGCCGAGGGGATCGGCCGCCCGGCCCGTCAGCGCAGCACCGACTACGCACCGCTAGCGATCTGACCCTATTGCGATTTCGGCGCGGTTTCTCCCACTCAGTGGGAGAAACCGCGCCGAAATCGCGTGAGATCAGGCGGCCGGCGGACCCGACCAGCCGTTAGAGCCGGTGGCGCCGGTCTTGCCGTCGGCACCGTTCAGACCTAGGTTCCCGACGCTGCCCTTATAGCCGCCCGAGGGTATTTCACCCGCAGCGCCCCTGGCTCCGCCGCTTCCGCCCGCTCCGCCGGTTCCCCCTACACCGCCCGTGCCGCCTTCACCGTGCGCGCCATCGTTGCCGGCGCCGAGGGCGATGCCGCCTGCGCCGCCTGCGCCCCCTGCGCCGCCGTCCCCACCGGCTCCGCCGTCCCCACCGTCGCCGCCGTTACCGCTGATGGAGCAGCCGCAAATCCCCCTCCCGTCGCCGCCGTTGCCGCCGTTGCCGCCGTTTCCGCCGCTGTCGCCGTTTCCACCTGCGGCGCCGTTTCCGCCGGCTCCACCGATGCCGCCGTCGCCGCGGATCACACCGCCGGCTCCACCGGTCCCTCCCGCTCCGCCCGCCCCTCCAGCCGTTCCGGCGGCGCCGTCTCCGCCCGCGCCGCCGTCTCCGCCGTAGCCGCCGGTGTTACCGATACCGCTGGTGGGATAACCCAGTGTCAGGGCGTACCCGCCCCTACCGCCGTTGCCGCCGTTGGCGCCGTCACCGCCGTTGCCGCCGTCACCGCCGGTACCGAAATCGCTGCCCTGATCACCACCGTTGCCTCCGGTGCCGCCGTTGCCGCCCGCGCCACCGTTGCCGCCGTCTCCGCCATCCCCGCCGTGGGCAGTGCTGCCGTAGTTAACGGTGTCGGCGAGGGCATCGCCGCCGCGGCCACCGATGCCGCCGTTGGCGTGGTCGGCGCCGTTACCGCCGTCACCGCCGTTGCCGCCGTTGATGGTTCCAGGCCAGAACTGGGTCATTTCTCCGGCTCCGCCGTATCCGCCGTCGCCGCCGCGTTGGCCGACGGTGCTGCCATTGGCACCGGCTGTGCCGCTTGAGCCATCTCCACTACCGTCGGGCGCTCCGTTTAATTTGCCGTTGGTCCCTCTTGTGGCGGCGCCGGTCTGGTTGAAGGCGGGATTGACTCCGTTGGTGCCTGCTGAGCCGTTGCCGCCGTTGCCGCCGTTTCCGCCGTTGCCGATGTTGCCGCCTGCGCCGCCGTTGCCGGCGTTGCCGCCGGTTCCGCTGGTGGTGTTGTCGGCGGTGAGGTAGCCGTTGCCGCCATTGCCTCCGTTACCGCCGTTGCCGCTGAAGGCGTCGTCGGATCCGCCGTAGCGGCCGTCGGTGCCGTTGGCGCCGGTGGTGGCGCCGTGGCCGCCTTGGCCGCCTTGGCCGATGGTTCCGGCGTCGCCGCCGTTGCCGCCGTTGCCGCCGTTGCCGCCTTGGGTGGTTCCATCTCCGGCGTTGCCGGCATTGCCGCCGTTGCCGCCGGTGCCGCTGTCGCCGCCGTTGCCTCCTGCGCCGCCGTTGCCGTCGGAGGCGGGTGAACGTAGGCCGAAGATGCCGGTCTTGCCTCCTGCGCCGCCGTTGCCTCCTGCGCCGCCGTTGCCTCCCGCGCCGCCGGTTCCTCCGGTGCCGCCGTCGCCACCGTTGCCGCCGGTGGCGGTCACGGCGTTGTCGATGGTGGTGTGGTCGGCGGTGGTTCCGGTGGCGTTGCCGCCGTTTCCGGCGTTGCCGCCGTTGCCTGCGGCGGTGCCTGCGCCGCCGTTTCCGCCGGCGCCGCCGATACCACCGATGCCGGCGGCGCCGAACACTGCGGAGCGGCCGCCTGCGCCGCCGTCGCCGCCGCTTCCTCCGGCGAAGCCGGCTACGCCGTTGCCGCCGGTGGCGCCGTTGCCGCCGTTGCCTCCGGTGGCGGTGGCGCCGGTGATGGCGTGGGCTGATCCGCCGTCGGCGCCGTTGCCGCCGTCGGCGCCGGTTGCCCCGGTGCCGCCTTTGCCGCCGTTGCCGCCGACTGCGTTGGTCAGGGCGTCGTCGCTGAGGCTGGCTTGACCGTTGCCGCCGTTGCCGCCGGCTTGGGCGCCGGTGTCGTTGAGCGTGCCGTTGGTGCCGTTGCCGCCGTTTTGGCCGGGGGCGTTGAGGGCGGGCTGGATGCTGCGGTCGGCGCCGTCGGTGGCTCGCCCGTCGAGGATGGCGGCGATCCCGTCGGCGCCGCGACCACCGGCGCCTCCGGCACCGCCAATGCCGCCGTCGCCGAATAGGTAGCCGGCGGCGCCGCCGTTGCCGCCATGGCCGCCGTTGCCGCCGATTCCGTCGATTCCGTTGAAGCCCGCGCCGCCGGCTCCGCCGGCCCCGCCGTCGCCCAAAAGCCAGCCGCCGTTTCCTCCGTTGCCGCCGTTGCCGCCGGCGGCCTCGATATCGGTGCTGTCCAGGCCAGCGCCGCCGTCGCCGCCGTTGCCGATCCATCCGGCGTCGCCGCCGTCGGCGCCGGCCGCTCCGGTGCCGCCGTCTCCGAACAGGAAGCCGCCGTCGCCGAGGTCCCCGAAGGCCCCTGAGCTGCCGAACACTGAGTCATTGGTTCCGGTGAAGCCGTCGATGCCGTCGCCGATGAGGACGCGGCCGAACAAATGCACAAATGGCTCATTGATACTGGTAATGAACTGTCCGACAAAAGGATCAGCCAACGCGGACTGGCCTGCGTCGTGAACTGCACCGACAAACCACTGATCAAATCCGGTCACCAACTCACCTAGGGCCGGTCCCGCAGACGCCTCAGCCCAGCTGAAATCCAGTCCGTCCCACCAGTTCGCCGAATCCCATTGTGGTGACTCCCACCCAGACGGATCGAACAAATCAGCCAACCAGTCCAAACCATCGGCCTGAGCCGACGGCGCCCCCACCACCCCCAACGCTAAAAACGCCCCAACACCCGCACGAACCCGGCTACCACCGCGGCCGCCCTTCACATCCTGCCTACGCGCCATAACATCTCTCCTTCCACGATTCAGAGGACAACCCCGGTGAAATGCCCTGCATGCCTAGGCATGCAGGGCATTTCGATACCGAGCTGTCAGCTTGTCGGCGAACCGGCCTGGCCGCTCGATCCGGTTGCGCCGGTCGCGCCGGAGTCGCCGTCCGCGCCGGCTGTTCCGGCGGTGCCGACGATGCCGCCCGTGACCACCGTGCCGGCCGTGCCCGCTGCGCCGCCGGTGCCGCCGCTTCCGCCGGTGCCGCCGTTTCCGCCGATGCCCGCGTAGCCGCCCGCGCCGTCATCGCCCGAACCGAGCGCTTTGCCGCCCGCTCCGCCATTGCCGCCCGTCCCACCGGTGCCACCTGCGCCACCAGTGCCAGCGTTGCCGCCGTTGCCGCCGTTGCCACTGGTACTGCCGGAAAGCTGGCCGGCCCCGCCGGTGCCGCCGGTGCCGCCGTTGCCGCCGACGTCGCCGGTGCCGCCGGTGCCGCCTGTGCCACCCGCGCCGCCGATCCCACCATTGCCGCTGATCGTGCCGCCGTTGCCGCCGGCGCCGCCGACCCCGCCGGAGCCGCCGCTCTGTCCGGTTGCGCCGGTGCCGCCGGTGCCGCCGTTGCCGCCGTTACCAGCGACGCTGAAACCGGGGTTCTCGACGCTGGCGCCGATCGCGCCGCCGGCGCCGCCGTTTCCGCCGTTGGCCCCGGC
The window above is part of the Mycolicibacter sp. MU0102 genome. Proteins encoded here:
- a CDS encoding ABC transporter family substrate-binding protein, with protein sequence MAVPRPARRAHVTAGALVSATMLVLTQALSSCTVNPPPAPQSTETPKSAAPPPPRISQIIMGIDSIGAGFNPHLRSDLSAVTAAISALVLPSTFRPIPDSSTPTGSRWEMDPTLLVSATVTSEAPFTVTYRIRPEASWTDNAPIAADDFWYLWQQMVTQPGVVDPAGYDLITGVHSVEGGKQVVVTFAKPYPAWRELFNNIVPAHIVKDVPGGFPAGLARALPVTGGQFRVENIDPQRDAILLARNDRYWGPPAKPDLVLFRRAGSAAALADSIRNGDTQVAQVHGGSAAFAQLSVIPGVQTTRVVTPRIMQLALRAAEPKLTDVRVRRAILGLLDVGLLATVGAGSDNTVTLDQAQIRTPSDPGYVPTAPPAMSESAALALLQAAGYRVEKDAPPSALVPPAGSATGVPHPPEITRGRISKGGEQLSLVIGVAANDPTSQAVANTAADQLRNVGVAATVLALDPVKLYREALVTHQVDAIVGWQQAGGDLATLLASRYGCGALAPTTVPTSVSPVPGSSATSAPQPPAPAPATTTSKVPPRSAAPGALIQAPSNITGLCDRAIQAEIDAAIDGSKSIGDVIASVEPRLWNMATVLPILQDTTIVAVGPSVTNVSLTGAVPVGIVGGAGNWVKLP
- the mshB gene encoding N-acetyl-1-D-myo-inositol-2-amino-2-deoxy-alpha-D-glucopyranoside deacetylase, which gives rise to MPRLLFVHAHPDDETLTTGATIAHYAARGADVHVVTCTLGEEGEVIGDRWARLAVDGADQLGGYRIGELTAALQALGAGPPQFLGGAGRWRDSGMTGTPARRQQRFIDADDAETVGALAAIVRKLRPHVVVTYDPNGGYGHPDHIHAHHVTTAALAAAAEDGSEPGWATPKFYWTVTAGSARRTALQELRDADRLPHWTAAAAAAAQAVGDFSDDRIDAVIEAAEARAAKVAAMNAHATQITVGPTGRAFALSNNVVQPILDAEHYVLVAGDPGPRDSRGWETDLLAGLRLDDDGHKVGSC
- the typA gene encoding translational GTPase TypA translates to MNFRNVAIVAHVDHGKTTLVDAMLRQSGALQERGEAQERVMDSGDLEREKGITILAKNTAVHRHHPDGTVTVINVIDTPGHADFGGEVERGLSMVDGVVLLVDASEGPLPQTRFVLRKALAAHLPVILVVNKTDRPDARIAEVVDASHDLLLDVASDLDDEAQAAAEHALGLPTLYASGRAGVASTTAPADGQIPDGDNLDPLFDVLLEHVPPPSGDPEAPLQALVTNLDASPFLGRLALIRVYNGRIRKGQQVAWMREVDGEPVTTTAKITELLVTEGVERTPTEEAGAGDIVAVAGIGDIMIGDTLADLATPVALPRITVDEPAISVTIGTNSSPLAGKVSGHKLTARMVKSRLDTELIGNVSVRVVDIGRPDAWEVQGRGELALAILVEQMRREGFELTVGKPQVVTRKVDGKVHEPFEHLTVDCPEEYVGAITQLAAGRKGRMTEMANHTTGWVRMEFIIPSRGLIGWRTDFLTETRGTGIANAVFEGYQPWAGEIRARHTGSLVSDRAGSITPFALIQLADRGQFFVEPGQDTYQGMVVGINPRAEDLDINVTKEKKLTNMRSSTADVMETLARPIELDLEQAMEFCAADECVEVTPEVVRVRKVELDSTLRARSRSRAKNL
- a CDS encoding MarR family winged helix-turn-helix transcriptional regulator, coding for MPLPDEVYSRLLAFRTRLRRFERWSADQAQAAGLTPAQHQLLLAIRGHGDSRGPTVGDIAEYLLLRHHSAGELIQRAEAAGLVTRVRDSGDQRVIRLQLTETAAQCLQSLTELHVKELERFSAESPLGL
- a CDS encoding RidA family protein — protein: MKVVIPEWMKPIYANFHYAPAVIVGDQLRCSGMIGIRPDLSVPEDPTEQITLAFENLRGLLGEVGLTFADVVEMTTYHVGLSAQIDRFIAVKDTYVAAPYPAWTAVGISELAIPGAVVEIRITAELS